A segment of the Thermoleophilaceae bacterium genome:
CATCTCCGTACTCGCGCGGGTCCGCGATCTTGCCCTCGAGCATCGACACGGCGGCCACCGCCGGCGAGCACAGGTACACGGAGTCCTCCGGTGTTCCCGAGCGGCCCGGGAAGTTGCGGTTGAAGGTGCGGAGCGAGTTCGCATTCGAAGGCGGCGCCTGCCCCATGCCCACGCACGGCCCGCACACAGGCTCGAGCATCCGCACGCCGCCCTCCACGAGCTGGCGGTACACGCCGGACTCGGCGATCGCCGTGAGGATCTGACGGGAGCCCGGCGTCGCGGTGGCGGCGAGCGTCGGATGCACGATCTGCCCGTCGCGGTCCGCGAGGATCGCGCCCGGCAACGCGAGGTCGAAGTAGCCGGAGTTCACCGACGAGCCGATGCACACCTGCGCGAGCTCGGTGCCCGCCACCTCCTCCACCGGCACGACGTTGTCGGGATTCTGCGGCTTTGCCACGAGCGGGCCGAGCTCGCCCAGGTCGATCTCCACGCGGTCGTCGTACTCGCAGCCCTCGTCGGGCGCGAGCTCCTCGAAGTCGTCCTCGCGCTGCTGGCGGCGCAGCCAGTCGCGCGTGTTGTCGTCGGGCGGGAACACCGCGCTGGTGGCGCCGAGCTCCGCGATCATGTTCGCGATCGTGCCGCGCTCAGGGATCGAGAGGTCGTGCGTGCCCTCGCCCGTGAACTCGAAGATCTTGTTCTTGCCGCCGCTCGCCGAGAGCCGGCGCAGCAGCTCGAGGATGATGTCCTTCGCCTGCACCCAGGGACGCGACAGGGTGCCCGAGAGGTGCACCTCCACAACTTCCGGGCAGGCGATCTCGTAGGGGTAGCCGCCCATCGCCACCGCCACGTCGAGCCCGCCGGCGCCGATGGCGATCATGCCGAGCGCGCCGCTTGTGGTGGTGTGCGAGTCGGCGCCCACGAGGATGTCGCCTGGCTTGGCGAAGCGCTCGATGTGGACGTAGTGGCAGATGCCGTTGCCCGGACGCGAGTAATGGAGGCCGTACTTCCGCGCGAGGGCCTGGAGCATCCGGTGGTCGTCCGGGTTCTTGAAGTCGAGCTGGATCACGTTGTGGTCGATGTACTGCACCGCGCGATCCACCTGCACGCGGGGCACTCCGAGCTGCTCGAACTGCATGCACGCCATCGTGCCGGTGGCGTCCTGGAGCAGCGTCTGGTCGATCCTCAGTGCGATCGGCGAGCCCGGCGTGAGCTCTCCCTCCACTAGGTGCTCGCTAAGGATCTGGCGTGAGAGGTTCTCGGACATCTCGGGCTCCTAGGTCGGAACTGGCCTACCAAGCTCCGCGCTTACCCCAGGTGGGGTAAAGGAGCCTGGGTATGTTGGTGATTGGTGGGGGAACACAGGTCCACAGCCGCGCGCTTGCTGTCTACCCAGCGCGCGATCAACTCGCACCTTGCGGCGCTCAAGCCGCCGTCAGACCTCGTACCGGATCTGATCGCGACGATCTGCGAGTGGCTCGACTGGAGCTTCGGCGCGTTCTGGACTCCCACCGCCGAGAACGGGGCCGCGCTGGAGGCCGTGGCCGTATGGCACGAGGAGAGTCAGGGCCTCGCGGACTTCGCGGAACGCTGCCGCGCATCGCTCTATCGCCGCGGCGAAGGGGTGCTCGGGCGGATCTGGGAGAGGGCGCAGCCCCGCTGGCTGTCGGACTTCGACGGTCCGGGCCTGCCGCGCGCACAATCGGCGCTCGAAGTGGGGCTGAGGAGCGCCTTCGCCTTCCCGATCCAGTTCGGCGGCGAGTTCCGCGGCATCCT
Coding sequences within it:
- a CDS encoding aconitate hydratase, which gives rise to MSENLSRQILSEHLVEGELTPGSPIALRIDQTLLQDATGTMACMQFEQLGVPRVQVDRAVQYIDHNVIQLDFKNPDDHRMLQALARKYGLHYSRPGNGICHYVHIERFAKPGDILVGADSHTTTSGALGMIAIGAGGLDVAVAMGGYPYEIACPEVVEVHLSGTLSRPWVQAKDIILELLRRLSASGGKNKIFEFTGEGTHDLSIPERGTIANMIAELGATSAVFPPDDNTRDWLRRQQREDDFEELAPDEGCEYDDRVEIDLGELGPLVAKPQNPDNVVPVEEVAGTELAQVCIGSSVNSGYFDLALPGAILADRDGQIVHPTLAATATPGSRQILTAIAESGVYRQLVEGGVRMLEPVCGPCVGMGQAPPSNANSLRTFNRNFPGRSGTPEDSVYLCSPAVAAVSMLEGKIADPREYGDAPEILDPPELKPYVDDVHIFAPADEDEAESIEIPRGPNIKTPPEHEPLEESIEAKVATVQPDNISTGDLAPDGVIVMSYRSNIPAIAEFTFQHRDPEFRKRMKEWGSGFIVGGDNYGQGSSREHAALAPLQLGVKAVFAKSFARIHRRNLVAQGILALTFKDPADYDRAKVGDTWSLPNIRQELEDGSEDITVKIEESGDEFAVTHDFAPKEREILVSGGLLHYLQEHGKQVSTA